The segment AGATGCTGTTACAGTGCTGAAAGACAAAAGCAAACACTTTAAACATATAAATTGCTACCTAAGTGTTAGCTTAATGTCAGTAGCGAAGGGGAATTGTATATAAGGACAACATCAGCTATACAACTTCTTATTTACATTGTTTCTGCCATTCAGACATTTGGAATATTTAATACATGAATAGTTCTGGGAAATGCACTTTGAATTGCTTTCTATACTAGCATAGCAAGGGCTTTAGCAAGTCAAGATCTTTGAAGTCACAAATTTCCCTAGGATGCAATAGAGCAATATTTAGGGGAACAGGCATTTCATAATGGGATAATTTATACACACCTGTATTATGCAGCCACCCttgttagttttctttttctgagatgTACTTACTTTTTAGGTTTGCTATGCTCGAGTTCTTGATTACAGAAGAAAGTTCATTGAGGCTGCCCAGAGATACAACGAGCTCTCCTATAAGAGTATAGTCCATGAAACTGAGAGACTGGAGGCATTGAAGCATGCTTTACATTGTACTATTTTGGCATCAGCAGGTAAAATACACATTCTATTTTGTATAATAGGTGTTTCATATTCACTGAAGCAAATCAGCTTGTGCATTACTTGTGGAGAGGGATTTTGTCGTTAAGATGTGGTGAGGAATCCAAAATTGTGAAGACAGTGTCAAAATTACCTTCTGCCATACTATTAACTCAGGATTGGACTACTTTTGTGTCTTTGGTGGCTTCTTGGCTAATGATGCAAGGGATAAGGAATGAGAAACAGTGTTTCGGAGCTGAGAACAGAGTTCCTTCTTTGGTAGAGCTTTTTGTTGTTAATTTGCATgtattgagaaaaaaagataacttTCTGGGTTTTACCTCTAAATATTCAAAGCCTTGGTGATCATTTATAAGGATTCTTACTGGCTCTCATAGGACAACAGCGTTCCCGCATGCTTGCTACACTCTTCAAGGATGAGAGATGCCAACAGCTTGCAGCCTATGGGATTTTGGAGAAAATGTATCTTGACAGAATTATCCGTGGAAATCAACTGCAGGAGTTTGCAGCTATGCTAATGCCTCACCAGAAAGCTACTACAGCTGATGGTATGTATTTTCTCTGAAGCCTCATAATGTTTGGTGTTCATCCACAGGAGTTAGGTTTGATAGTGCAGTCTAGAAGTGtgatggaaaataatttatattgtttatatgatcactattttaaaactatttacCAGCATGTTGTCCTCATGAGTTTATTATAGTAGTTTAATAATAAACTTCTCATTAATAATAAACTTCTGATTAATGTTTTGAAATAGTCTTCTTGAAGGTAACAtgtaaaaattttgtttttctgtccaTACACAGTCCTCTTCACTGAGCCTCCCTGTATTTCCAACTTTGCCTCATATTTTTAGTCTCTAAGTTCTAAGGCATTGTTACAAACAGGATGCCTAGAAACACATGGCAAGCATCTAGGCAGCAAATGATCTGTACATGTGATAAATTTATTTGAATGGTTTCCTGACTTGACAGGGAGGGGATGACTTGAACCTCACTGTCTCTAAATTGTTTTCTGATCCATCTCACTGACATGCTTGTCAGTGGATGGAAACTCTGAGCAGtgagaaataatttgaaataatggCTTGACTAGAATCCTAAACACACTTGTCTCAATTTCCTAAATTAGGGgaattttgaaatggaaaaatacataaGCATGAAATACCTCTTAAACAGGAAAACCATCCTAGTGAACAGTACTCATTGATTATGGACAAATAAAAAACTGTAATTGCAGAAATGAAAGGTACTTACTAAGAATAAACTGCAGTCTTTTCATTGAGtcatcttgtttatttttaacctgtACTGTCTGTCCATGTAAGTTAAAAAATGCAGGTTAGTTGGTATTTAATGATGTACTTACCTTCATCTAGCGGTTAAGGGGTAAATGAGTTAAATTGTTAAATCAAGAAGATTCATCTTAGAAATTAGATGGGAGTTTATTGGTGTACAGGCATAGTAAGGTTAATTGTACCCTAAAGAGCTGTAATGAGTAAAAAAAGGTGGTGGTCTTTCTGTTTGGCAAGCTAGGAAAGGATCCCAGGAGATCAGACTGCCAATTCACATGTTGGGTGTTGTAGCAAAACCTAGGGCTCCACTTGATTATtctagaaatgaaataaaagtgtTTAAGCTACCTCTCTTAAAATCACCACATGCCATCCATTTCTTATTGTTCACTTTTTGCTGTGTAGTGTAACACTGATGCAACGTGGATGCATCTTGACCTTCTGCACAcggttggggaaaaaaagtgttttccatCTGCTGTACTATATAAACCAAGTATTTCAATGTTATAGTAattatttattatctttttctcATCTAACCCCTAAGGTTCCAGTATCCTGGACAGAGCTGTTATTGAACACAATTTATTATCTGCAAGCAAACTTTACAACAACATTACTTTTGAAGAGCTTGGAGCATTACTAGAGATTCCTGCAGCTAAGGTGTCGGTTTTCTACATCTTTTGTAAAAACAAGGAGCACCAGAGATGTGAGAAAATAGCTGTAATAATAatgggaaatttttttcaatattagGAAATAATTGAATAATCCATATTATGTGGAAGGTTAAGTATCTTGCATATCCTATGAGAAGGAATGGTACGAGATGTGGAATAAACAACAGTGAAATTAGATGCCACTGATGGTACATGTAATGATTTTATAGTGTTGTCCATAGGTTCCCACCCTGCAATGTTTGGACATGTTGAAAAGCCTGTAAAGACTGTTAAGTCTTAATAATTATTAACTTCTTTCGGAAGTTAAATACCTTTCAGAAGctaaaatctttttgttttcattatttcaggCAGAAAAGATAGCTTCTCAGATGATAACTGAGGGTCGCATGAATGGATTCATTGATCAAATTGATGGAATTGTTCATTTTGAGAGTAAGTTTGACcacagtaattttatttcatcagcACCATTCAGACAGCTTTTTGAGTTGCTGCCTTACAGAATAAGGAAATAAAGTTTCTTAGTATCTTGCTGTGACCAGGAGGTGGCAATTTGCCTTAATTGAGAACTACAGTTGATCCACTCTCCCTACTATGCACTCACCTATAGGACAGTGTGAATTTATTCCATCAGTCTCCTAGTAGGAATAAGGTCACTGTTCAGAAGTACATTTCAGTGCAGGAGTTAGGCTTGTAACAGACAGACAGAAGCATTGTAGCTCTTGAATAAAGAAATTAGCATGATGTAGCTGCAAGGAAGGCTTCCTCTGCAAGAGAGTGAGGGCAGTGGCAGAAGAAGGTTAGCAGTTAAAAAGGCAAGGGGATTGCTAAAACTTACTTTGTTTTGTATgggttggaattttttttttccttgctttttttcagctcGTGAAGCTTTGCCAACGTGGGACAAGCAGATTCAGTCACTGTGTTTCCAGGTTAACAACTTGCTGGAGAAGATAAGTCAGACAGCCCCAGAATGGACAGCACAGGCAATGGAAGCCCAAATGGCTCAGTGACCGTGCAGCCTTTGTCTGAATGGAGGCAGTAAACTGCCTGCTGTGCTGGAAGAAGGGAACTGAGTAGGATTGTGAACCAAATGAATAACCCACCTTCATTTCCCCACCTTCTACTTCTACAGTCTTAGAACACAATTAGGTGATACAGTTTGGTGTGATAGTCCCCTGGTTTTCTGAGCATAGAATGATGCTGTTGCTGCTTCTGCATTGCACTCTGCTGTCCTGAAAGCTGTGGTTTCCACATAGAAAAAGCTGCAATGTCTGCAGCAAGCTTTGGTTtagatatatttaattttattttttttacctctgtaTTGCTATCACTTCGTAGCCCGTTATTTCTTATTATGCTTGTCCTGATGTGAAAATATAAgtgatattttcttttagttgTAATTGTTCTAATAAAGGCTGGAATGAGCCACTGGGTTTAAGTGTTGCAGagacctgttttgtttttttttaaagcgGTAACTTGAAATAAGTTGTTGTTTTGGAATTTTTAGTTTTAGCCCTTGCAAATGTTAAATATAaacttggggtttttcttctgtttataaACCACAAGTCTGAAATCTTAAGTGAAGAAAACACTGACCTTTCTTCTGCATTGGTGCAGCAGGGCACATTTACCTATGCTGAGAGATGGGGTGAAGAACAATGTTCCCAAGAGAGCTTGTTGCAGTGATACTTTAAGTGATCAGACCATAGCACATGCCAAGAAAGTAAGCCAAACATactctttgtttggttttctagGTCAGCATGAATTGGTAATTTTACAAATGTATCCATAGTGGGTTTTGGAACTGGAAATGTAACAGGAGACTTGACAGGTAGGGATTCTGTACCACAAAAGATTAAACGCTTTCTGAAAC is part of the Heliangelus exortis chromosome 10, bHelExo1.hap1, whole genome shotgun sequence genome and harbors:
- the COPS4 gene encoding COP9 signalosome complex subunit 4 isoform X2, translating into MAAAVRQDLAQLMNSSGSHKDLAGKYRQILEKAIQLLDVEQLEALKAFVEAMVNENVSLVISRQLLTDFCTHLPSLPDSTAKEIYHFTLEKIQPRVISFEEQVASIRQHLASIYEKEEDWRNAAQVLVGIPLETGQKQYNVDYKLETYLKIARLYLEDDDPVQAEAYINRASLLQNESTNEQLQIHYKVCYARVLDYRRKFIEAAQRYNELSYKSIVHETERLEALKHALHCTILASAGFLLALIGQQRSRMLATLFKDERCQQLAAYGILEKMYLDRIIRGNQLQEFAAMLMPHQKATTADGSSILDRAVIEHNLLSASKLYNNITFEELGALLEIPAAKAEKIASQMITEGRMNGFIDQIDGIVHFETREALPTWDKQIQSLCFQVNNLLEKISQTAPEWTAQAMEAQMAQ
- the COPS4 gene encoding COP9 signalosome complex subunit 4 isoform X1, which encodes MAAAVRQDLAQLMNSSGSHKDLAGKYRQILEKAIQLLDVEQLEALKAFVEAMVNENVSLVISRQLLTDFCTHLPSLPDSTAKEIYHFTLEKIQPRVISFEEQVASIRQHLASIYEKEEDWRNAAQVLVGIPLETGQKQYNVDYKLETYLKIARLYLEDDDPVQAEAYINRASLLQNESTNEQLQIHYKVCYARVLDYRRKFIEAAQRYNELSYKSIVHETERLEALKHALHCTILASAGQQRSRMLATLFKDERCQQLAAYGILEKMYLDRIIRGNQLQEFAAMLMPHQKATTADGSSILDRAVIEHNLLSASKLYNNITFEELGALLEIPAAKAEKIASQMITEGRMNGFIDQIDGIVHFETREALPTWDKQIQSLCFQVNNLLEKISQTAPEWTAQAMEAQMAQ